A single window of Cydia splendana chromosome 13, ilCydSple1.2, whole genome shotgun sequence DNA harbors:
- the LOC134796115 gene encoding high mobility group protein 20A isoform X1 has protein sequence MDDPSKTPQQPSSENANEEVMSSSTELENNVPPSSNGVAASDASKDPQKPSPKKPKKRKPKVPRDVTAPRQPLTGYVRYLNERRDQLRAEHPELGFAELTRQLASEWSKLPAEEKQQYLDAADQDKEKYNKEWDEYKKTDAYKEFRRQQMEQKHSVGAAKKMKHNHNQASEGVSTAAPQTNTEPSTVTANGPSAPAVPRQQTPPRPRPCITPASGEDFGGGDTDIPIFTDQFLQHNKLRESELRQLRKANSDYEQQNAILQRHAEEVSAATARLRAETAAAAERTAALLTHRRALVAALVHALQAVAIPGGPTGATESNIEEYMDKLHTLARETKNHATIKQARDILNKVELPIN, from the exons atGGATGATCCATCAAAAACTCCGCAACAACCATCTTCAGAAAATGCAAATGAGGAAGTTATGTCCTCGAGTACAGAGCTGGAGAATAATGTGCCACCCTCAAGTAATGGTGTCGCTGCTTCTGATGCTTCAAAGGATCCTCAAAAACCATCACCGAAGAAGCCCAAAAAACGGAAGCCTAAAGTCCCCCGGGACGTAACTGCACCACGCCAGCCACTAACAG GATATGTACGATATTTGAATGAGCGTCGCGACCAACTACGCGCCGAGCACCCTGAGCTTGGGTTTGCGGAGTTGACGCGCCAGCTCGCCAGCGAGTGGAGCAAGTTGCCAGCGGAGGAAAAACAACAATATTTGGATGCGGCTGATCAAGACAAAGAAAA GTACAATAAGGAGTGGGATGAATACAAGAAAACTGATGCTTACAAGGAATTTAGAAGACAACAAATGGAGCAAAAGCATTCTGTTGGAGCGGCTAAGAAGATGAAGCACAATCACAACCAAGCCAGTGAGGGTGTCAGTACTG CAGCACCTCAAACTAACACTGAACCAAGCACTGTAACAGCAAATGGACCCAGTGCACCTGCAGTACCACGGCAACAAACACCTCCTAGGCCCAGACCCTGCATTACTCCAGCGTCT ggCGAAGACTTTGGTGGTGGGGACACAGACATTCCCATATTCACTGACCAGTTCCTGCAGCACAACAAACTGAGGGAGTCAGAGCTCAGGCAGCTAAGGAAGGCTAACTCTGATTATGAGCAGCAG AATGCCATCCTACAACGACACGCGGAGGAGGTGAGCGCAGCGACGGCCCGGCTGCGCGCAGAGACGGCCGCGGCCGCCGAGCGCACCGCCGCGCTGCTCACGCACCGGCGCGCGCTTGTCGCTGCCCTGGTGCACGCGCTGCAAGCCGTCGCCATACCAG GTGGCCCAACAGGTGCAACCGAAAGTAACATTGAGGAGTACATGGACAAGCTACACACCCTGGCCAGGGAGACCAAAAACCATGCGACCATAAAGCAAGCCAGAGACATTCTTAATAAAGTGGAACTACCCATAAATTAG
- the LOC134796115 gene encoding high mobility group protein 20A isoform X2 has product MDDPSKTPQQPSSENANEEVMSSSTELENNVPPSSNGVAASDASKDPQKPSPKKPKKRKPKVPRDVTAPRQPLTGYVRYLNERRDQLRAEHPELGFAELTRQLASEWSKLPAEEKQQYLDAADQDKEKYNKEWDEYKKTDAYKEFRRQQMEQKHSVGAAKKMKHNHNQASEGVSTAPQTNTEPSTVTANGPSAPAVPRQQTPPRPRPCITPASGEDFGGGDTDIPIFTDQFLQHNKLRESELRQLRKANSDYEQQNAILQRHAEEVSAATARLRAETAAAAERTAALLTHRRALVAALVHALQAVAIPGGPTGATESNIEEYMDKLHTLARETKNHATIKQARDILNKVELPIN; this is encoded by the exons atGGATGATCCATCAAAAACTCCGCAACAACCATCTTCAGAAAATGCAAATGAGGAAGTTATGTCCTCGAGTACAGAGCTGGAGAATAATGTGCCACCCTCAAGTAATGGTGTCGCTGCTTCTGATGCTTCAAAGGATCCTCAAAAACCATCACCGAAGAAGCCCAAAAAACGGAAGCCTAAAGTCCCCCGGGACGTAACTGCACCACGCCAGCCACTAACAG GATATGTACGATATTTGAATGAGCGTCGCGACCAACTACGCGCCGAGCACCCTGAGCTTGGGTTTGCGGAGTTGACGCGCCAGCTCGCCAGCGAGTGGAGCAAGTTGCCAGCGGAGGAAAAACAACAATATTTGGATGCGGCTGATCAAGACAAAGAAAA GTACAATAAGGAGTGGGATGAATACAAGAAAACTGATGCTTACAAGGAATTTAGAAGACAACAAATGGAGCAAAAGCATTCTGTTGGAGCGGCTAAGAAGATGAAGCACAATCACAACCAAGCCAGTGAGGGTGTCAGTACTG CACCTCAAACTAACACTGAACCAAGCACTGTAACAGCAAATGGACCCAGTGCACCTGCAGTACCACGGCAACAAACACCTCCTAGGCCCAGACCCTGCATTACTCCAGCGTCT ggCGAAGACTTTGGTGGTGGGGACACAGACATTCCCATATTCACTGACCAGTTCCTGCAGCACAACAAACTGAGGGAGTCAGAGCTCAGGCAGCTAAGGAAGGCTAACTCTGATTATGAGCAGCAG AATGCCATCCTACAACGACACGCGGAGGAGGTGAGCGCAGCGACGGCCCGGCTGCGCGCAGAGACGGCCGCGGCCGCCGAGCGCACCGCCGCGCTGCTCACGCACCGGCGCGCGCTTGTCGCTGCCCTGGTGCACGCGCTGCAAGCCGTCGCCATACCAG GTGGCCCAACAGGTGCAACCGAAAGTAACATTGAGGAGTACATGGACAAGCTACACACCCTGGCCAGGGAGACCAAAAACCATGCGACCATAAAGCAAGCCAGAGACATTCTTAATAAAGTGGAACTACCCATAAATTAG
- the LOC134796119 gene encoding U6 small nuclear RNA (adenine-(43)-N(6))-methyltransferase: MAMNKYMHPQNIYKNPPDFAKLSKDFSEFSNICKRDVSGKVTLDFKDPHALRVLTRCLLKSDFNLDVKIPEDRLVPTLPLRLNYLLWIEDLMKAIKRTEHVKGLDIGTGACAIYPLLATAKNKWTMLGTENDEESLVKALENVQKNNFQDFIQLKLNKTSSIIDYLFTEGSGPEFDFSMCNPPFYSNIQELLESRSTARPPPKNGFTGSPHELITEGGELEFCRKMIQESKTHKNKVILFTTMVGHKFTLNELSEDLKVDGIKYTSTEFCQGRVTRWGLAWTYQDYDIYKLVPPRDKPRKKIANTVYQLPELSESISNVDIAFNKLKSLLVGLKISNNILNKKGSCIFLDITATENTWSNQRRKRRMLQRKEANDAKKIKQEFQQEAETPILENNNSKEKPIMLENSCSSNIDDVKTTQFLENTGADLEEQQLVHAFLKLFIKEGHVFLETEFLDGTSGKEGLHQIIQFIKNNWK, translated from the exons ATGGCTATGAATAAATACATGCATcctcaaaatatttataaaaatccTCCGGATTTCGCTAAGCTGTCAAAAGACTTCTCAGAATTTTCCAACATTTGTAAAAGG GATGTATCAGGAAAAGTAACACTCGATTTTAAAGATCCACATGCCTTAAGAGTGTTGACAAGGTGTCTCCTGAAATCAGATTTCAATCTAGATGTTAAAATACCTGAAGACAGATTAGTGCCCACACTGCCTTTACGACTCAACTATCTGCTGTGGATAGAGGATCTCATGAAGGCTATCAAAAGGACTGAACATGTTAAAGGCTTGGACATAG GTACTGGAGCCTGTGCTATTTATCCACTTCTGGCAACGGCGAAGAATAAATGGACCATGTTAGGAACAGAAAACGATGAGGAAAGCCTTGTTAAGGCTTTAGAGAATgtccaaaaaaataatttccagGATTTTATTCAAC taaaattaaacaagacTTCATCAATAATAGATTACCTATTTACTGAAGGAAGTGGACCAGAGTTTGACTTCAGTATGTGCAACCCTCCTTTCTACAGTAACATTCAAGAGCTCTTGGAATCTCGCAGTACTGCCAG GCCACCTCCAAAGAATGGATTTACTGGATCCCCACATGAGTTGATCACAGAGGGAGGAGAATTAGAATTTTGTAGAAAAATGATACAAGAAAGCAAGACCCACAAAAATAAAGTCAT ATTATTCACTACAATGGTAGGACATAAATTTACTTTAAATGAATTATCTGAAGATCTGAAAGTAGATGGTATTAAGTATACTAGCACAGAATTCTGCCAAGGCAGAGTGACAAGATGGGGTTTAGCATGGACATATCAAGACTATGATATTTACAAATTAG TTCCTCCAAGGGATAAGCCTCGGAAAAAGATTGCTAACACAGTATATCAGTTACCAGAATTATCAGAGAGTATAAGTAATGTTGATATTGCTTTTAATAAACTTAAATCCCTTCTGGTGGGGCTAAAAATATCCAACAATATCCTTAATAAAAAAGGAAGTTGTATATTTCTAGATATAACTGCTACTGAAAACACATGGAGTAATCAAAGACGAAAAAGGCGAATGCTTCAAAGAAAAGAAGCAAATgacgcaaaaaaaataaaacaagagTTCCAACAAGAGGCAGAGACACCTATTTTGGAGAATAATAATTCGAAAGAAAAACCTATCATGCTTGAAAATTCATGTTCAAGTAATATTGATGATGTTAAAACAACACAATTCCTGGAAAACACAGGAGCAGACTTAGAAGAACAACAGTTAGTACATGCATTTTTAAAACTTTTCATAAAAGAAGGCCATGTATTTCTTGAAACCGAATTTCTTGATGGTACCAGTGGGAAAGAAGGCTTACATCAGATAATACAATTCATTAAAAACAACTGGAAGTAA
- the LOC134796127 gene encoding THO complex subunit 4, with protein MVDRIDMALDDIIKASKGGSRRGGGGAGRKFDTNKRPGRGGGGAGGGFRNGRSGGVLRGRNRGGVSKPTNYTRGDVNSTWKHDMFSDFGERKMQRSGPITMGPTKLMVSNLDFGVSDSDIQELFSEFGILKSAAVHYDRSGRSLGTADVVFERRADALKAMKQYNGVPLDGRAMNIQLATSEISTFRTEERGGGRLGGGGGGGGPVRRNSNRVGGAGRTPGGGGGAPRGGARRGRGAGAGRGRRPVPTAEQLDAELDAYVKEIK; from the exons ATGGTGGACAGGATTGATATGGCTTTGGACGACATCATAAAAGCAAGTAAAGGAGGAAGTAGAAGAGGCGGAGGTGGCGCAGGCAGAAAGTTTGATACTAACAAAAGACCTGGCCGTGGAGGCGGCGGAGCTGGTGGTGGATTCCGCAATGGTCGCTCCGGTGGCGTATTGCGTGGAAGAAATCGTGGCGGTGTTTCCAAACCAACAAATTACACAAGG GGTGATGTTAACAGCACATGGAAACATGATATGTTTTCGGACTTTGGCGAGAGGAAGATGCAAAGAAGCGGACCCATCACTATGGGCCCCACAAAGCTCATGGTCTCCAATTTGGACTTTGGAGTTTCTGATTCAGATATTCAAGAGCTATTTTCTGAATTTGGCATTTTGAAAAGTGCCGCTGTACATTATGACAGATCTGGAAGGTCCTTAG GGACTGCTGATGTTGTGTTTGAAAGGAGAGCTGATGCTTTAAAAGCCATGAAACAATATAATGGAGTACCTCTAGATGGCCGCGCTATGAATATCCAGTTAGCCACTTCAGAAATAAGCACCTTCAGAACTGAAGAAAGAGGAGGAGGTCGCCTTGGTGGTGGTGGCGGCGGCGGAGGTCCTGTCAGGAGAAATTCTAACAGAG TGGGAGGTGCTGGCAGAACTCCAGGTGGTGGTGGTGGCGCGCCACGAGGCGGCGCCCGACGTGGCCGCGGTGCTGGCGCTGGCCGGGGCCGCCGCCCTGTCCCCACGGCAGAACAACTTGACGCCGAATTAGATGCCTATGTCAaagaaattaagtaa